The Priestia megaterium NBRC 15308 = ATCC 14581 region GCATGTGAACAAGAAGATGTTGTACCGGATATTATGTGTGTAGGAAAAGGGATAACAGGAGGATATATGCCGCTTGCTGCTACGTTAACAAGCGAAAAGATATTTAATGCTTTTTTAGCTCATCCGGATGAAAATAAAACGTTCTTCCATGGCCATACGTATACGGGAAATCAATTAGCCTGTGCAGTAGCGCTTAAAAATATTGAACTGATAGAAGAAAGAGAATTAATCCGTAGTGTAAAAGAAAAGGAAAAAGTTTTTAAACGCTATCTATTAAAGCTTTATGAACTGCCTAATGTGGGAGACATTAGACAACGAGGTTTAATGGCAGGAATCGAGATTGTGAAAGACCGTCAAACAAAATCGATTTTTGGAGATAAAAAAGTGATGGGAGACATTATTTTAGCCGCTCGCCAAAAAGGTTTAATTATTAGAGAGCTAGGTCCTGTGATTACGATGATGCCTATTCTTTCAATGACAAACGAAGAATTAAAAACAATGGTTGAAATTGTATATGAATCAATTAAAGAAGTAATCGCACGTCATACAGTGAGTTAAATAACAAGAGGATAGGACAAAAGTTTTTTATTTAGTTGAAAAAAGATCCGAACGATGAAGCGTTCGGATCTTTTTATGGTTATGGTAACGTGAATGTACTCTATTTAGCTGCTTCTAGCGGTTGATTGGTGTAGTTATCTCTCAATCTCTTCTTTTTTTTATCAATAAATATTTTTAATACTTGATAGGCGAAGTGATCGTACATGCTGATTTTCATCTTTTAATAGAAGAGTTTGTTCGAGTAAGTTTAAGTTTTGAATATAACCTTTTACCGTTTGAACAAAACCGTTGTTTTGATAGTTAATAGTTAATAATTTATTTGTTTTTAGCGCTTTTAAAATCATACCTATTTTCTCCTTTCTTATATCGTAGCTGACGAAAAACTACAAAATAACGAAGAAGCATTGGAGGCTTGTATTATTTATAAAAATCACTCTATTTTTTATAAATGCTCTCCTGCTACTAATAGTAGAGAGCGATGGTGAAAAATAGATGAAAGATAAAGGATAAGGTTTGATTTATTGTAATGAACTGACTTTTCCTTTACAAATACCTATTTCAAATTTCTTTTTAGTGATAAAATACTGTTAGTGAAATAACTACTTCTTTTCATTAAAGGGTAAGAACGGGTTATATTGATAGAGTTTTAGTTCTCTATTTCTAGTAATGAAATAAGAGATAGAGAAATAGACTAATAAAAATCAATCAAGGAGTTTTTTTATGGATCAGAGTTTTATTTTAAATCTTTTAGAAATTTTACTGATTAACATTGTACTGAGTGGCGATAACGCAGTCGTGATTGCTTTAGCTTGTCGGAATCTTCCGGACGAGCATCGAAACAAAGCGGTTGTTTTCGGTACATTAGGAGCGGTTGTATTACGTGTAGGGCTAACGTTTGTCGCTGTCTATTTATTAACAATTCCATTTTTAAATTTCATCGGAGGCCTGCTTCTTCTATGGATTGCGATTAGTCTTTTAAAAGGTGAAGATGACGGAGATATTAAAGCGAATTCAACTCTAGCAGGTGCTATTAAAACAATTATTATAGCGGATCTTGTTATGAGTTTAGATAACGTAGTAGCGGTTGCGGGTGCGGCTAACGGCAGTATTCTACTCATTATCCTTGGTCTTGTTATCAGCATTCCGTTAATCATTTGGGGAAGTCAGCTTTTAATGAAAATTATGGAAAAATTCCCAATTATCATCATTGCTGGAGCAGCGCTTCTTGGCTATACTGCTGGTGAAATGATCTTTAAAGACAAAGCGGTGGGACACGTATTAGAAGGGTTAAATCCGCATTTGCATACGATTATTCCTATTTTGTTAGCTATTTTAGTTGTTGTTGTTGGGAAACTTAGCGGACGTTCTAAAAAAGAAACGCATTAATCCTAAAAAAGAGGTTGGGACAAAAGTATTTAAGATGAAGTGAAAAACGAACCACTAATCAAACATTTTGATTAGTGATTCGTTTTTTTGTTGGGATGAACGTAGGCTTCATTTGTTTAGATCCATCTAGCAGTTGATTGGAGGACAAGGCGAAGACTCCTGCGGGAAAAGCGGAACAGATGAGACCCCGCAGGAGCGTACGCGACGAGGAGGCTCATCGGCCGCCCGCGGAAAGCGAAGTCTTGTACGGAAATCAACTGCGGTGTCATAAGCGGTTCAGCTCATGTATCCCATTTATTCGTCTTTAGATTGAATTCATCTGGCTATGTCTCAACCTCTTTTTTTATTACTTAGCTAATGGAGGTGCGGAATTAACGTCTTGTACTGTTTCTACAGGAGGATGAAATTCATTTTCCATTTTCGATACAACTACAGTTGCTACACCATTTCCAATTAAGTTTGTAATGGCACGAGCTTCCGACATAAAGCGGTCTACCCCAATTAACAGCGCGATTCCTTCAACTGGAATCATCGGGAATGCAGCAAGCGTAGCTGCTAGTGTAATAAATCCAGAGCCAGTAACTCCGGCAGCTCCTTTAGAC contains the following coding sequences:
- a CDS encoding YolD-like family protein → MILKALKTNKLLTINYQNNGFVQTVKGYIQNLNLLEQTLLLKDENQHVRSLRLSSIKNIY
- a CDS encoding TerC family protein, coding for MDQSFILNLLEILLINIVLSGDNAVVIALACRNLPDEHRNKAVVFGTLGAVVLRVGLTFVAVYLLTIPFLNFIGGLLLLWIAISLLKGEDDGDIKANSTLAGAIKTIIIADLVMSLDNVVAVAGAANGSILLIILGLVISIPLIIWGSQLLMKIMEKFPIIIIAGAALLGYTAGEMIFKDKAVGHVLEGLNPHLHTIIPILLAILVVVVGKLSGRSKKETH